AACGACttgtaccgtccaagagtgcggcagacaacgctctgcccactcatTATTTCGCTCACATTATTCTCTACCTAGTGTATAATACTGTACTGTACCTACTGTATAATAAatacattccactgaaccatgATTTCGGCctgttcaattagggtgaTAAAACCCCTAggtctctagtcacccacttATATAGTCCGGTGCATCGGCTAAAACAAGCCAATACTCCCGCACCAGAAAGTAACACCTTTGAGGCCAGGAGAAGAGACTAGCTCATTAATAAAGAGCGCACAGGTCCGACCAAAGACCTATAATCGATTGATTCATCCCATTTTTGGGAACGCTCCTGTACAAAGTATTTGGAGGTAAATCTCTGAAATAAATCAGAGTAACTCACCCCAGTTGTGAGTAATTTTCTCCCGTACACAACGTACCTGGAGTTAAATCTCTGAAGTTAATCAGAGTGACTCACCTCAATTGTGAGTAATCTCGTTCCTATACACACTACCTGGAGCTAGATCTCTGACTAATCACAGCAAATCTTGAAAGGAACTGGCCAAAAAATGGCTCTTCATTTCCATAAGACACCAATTGTGTTGAGCGCATCAACGCTCAAAAATTTAGTCTCCAGATATAAGGAGTACACAACAAAATCTGATTATCCTACCGTGGACGAAGAGAGGTACGAAAAATGTAAGTCTGCAATTACCCTCTTAAAGAGCGGTATCAGGCAGATTAGAGAAGACagagaaaatctgcaaaaattgtACAATGAAATGAGGGACGAGtacaaaaactgcaaaaatacaTCTGAGAAGAAAGGTTTAATGctcaaaataaagcaaattgAAGATGAATCCCAATTGCAGGTAGCTGTAGCGGAGGCAAATGACCTCATATTCATGTTAACTGCAGACTAGACGAAAACAGTTGCATTTTGGACAGAATGAGTGTAAAGCTCGGGTTCACTACTAGTTGTACAAGgggtgaaaagcaaaattcAGATGGGGTAGAAACCCAAATCACACAAAATGACGATGGTGAACGAAATAGCAACCATAATGAGAGTGAACCGAGCACTTCACAATCAGGGATGCCAAATTCAGTCGACTCGGTACAGAATCAAACAGAACAATTCCGTTATCGATCCACAAAACCTCCTCAGGCATTTTTACCGAAATTTCACGGAGATGCTGAAGAGTTGGCCGAATAGTGCGCGATTTTTGAGACATTAATTCACAGAAGCAAAGAGCTAGATGtcatagaaaaaatcctgCTACTCGAAGAAAGCTTGAAAGGCAGAGCTCAGACTGCCATAAAAGGCATAAAActaattccagaaaactaCAAGTGGGTCATAAAAATATTGCAAGAAACATACTGCAATAAAACCACAAATAGGTCTCAAATAGTACAAAAGCTGGTTAATATAAGACCAGCAATCAACTCTGCAGATAGTTGTTCAGCTGTTTTCGATCAAATTCAAGTTTTGGTCGGTCAAATGATATCGACAAGATATGATGTACGAAACACCTGTGACCCAATATGGAGCGAAACCATCGTAGCAAAATTCCCACAGGACATCATAAAACCTGTTCTGATGTCTGGCCAAGCACTCGAgcatatattcatattttggtctgttcaattaCGGTGATAAAATCCCtaagtctctagtcacccaaTTATATTGTCTGACACGCAACAATGGATTGCAGCATGGATATGGCGAATTTCATGGCAAAGTGTAACGAAACTGACAGCGTCGAGGCCCTCCACGATTAGACAGTGGAAGTAGTTCACAAGCATGAGCGTAATCACGCTTAATTCCGTCAAATAACTTGGAAAAAGGTGTGATAAACAGACGTGATTGTATCCATGTTTGCACATAAGGTACAGAGCGCGGACAATTCCGTCGTCTTTCTACGTCCCCCACCCCTTTGCACAGTCGCAAATCCACTGCGATTTCCCGTCGTTCTACTGTTCATGGCAATCATCGTTGGAGACAAAGCTACAATCAAGGTTGTTTCATACGACTTTTTCCGGATTACTGGCCGCGATTCAGCATGATCACGACCATACCTGTGAACTACGTCCAAGATGCCAACATCGTCGGTTTCGTGACGGATGATTCATTAtagcttttaaaggcatcaccccacgaatctggggtggtacggatttcaagtggagtattcgtgtacgggatcgtagattaaggagagggggtgattccgtccatttcttcctaatttccgtaaaaacggcccggaagatacggcttcgagcgttccggcgcagtattttctacaacgagtccggttggagcgcgcctgccgtgtgcacacgccgcatcttccgggccttttttacaccaattagcaagaaatggacggaatcacccctctctccataatctacgatcgcgtatgcgaatactccacctgaaatccgtaccgcctcagattcgtggggtgatgcctttaaagcagacTGCCCCGCTCTTCCTTTGACAACTCATTGCTTAGAAGGAATTTGAGAAAGGTATTGGTTTCGAAAGAAGTGGAGTGTCTAATACAAAGTCCTGCCCTACTGTGCTGTCGACAACTTGCTCAAAGATAGCTTCAGTGGCAATCTTCATCATCGTGTGATATTGAATGTGCGATCATTCGGACGTGTTTTCAGACTTCGTGTGAAGTGTTGGTTCTGAGTGCTTCTGGTGACTCAAACTACTAATTTCTGAGCAGGTAAGTGTAAGGTAAGTTCACCGTAATCATAGCAACCCACTGATAGATTTTGAACTTTTCGAGCACGAACCTAAGGAATTTCCCTGATTGCTGCCCTTAAAACTATCCGCTGATAAATGCTGAGAAATATTGTGAACCTGGAGAGGATTATTACAACCTGGGAACAGAAACCTACAGGAACCAGGAGGTGATTACATTTGACCAACGTCGACAAATCTGCTGATATATCCATCGCTGTTCATCGATCAAATGCTTCAACAAATCGTCGTCGTTCTCACAAGTTTGAATCAACCACTTGTTGACATCTACAACCTTTGTATTTGTCACTTTCAAGTGGCctggttgttctattttgaGTAAATTAAATCCGCAAGGGATTGCCTTGAAGTAGATTTTAAAGCATGTGCTATTGGATAGTAATAATTCCTCACTTATCATTATGAACTAAAGGCTCTCATACGTACAGGAACTTCTTAACTTCCTAGCGATTCCTTGAGTATATGGGGATTTCTGGTAATATGAGACGAAATCAAAAGTTGTGTTTCTTTTGTGCTGGGATGAAGCTACTGTTTGATTAACATTTTTATCTACGCAGGAC
This is a stretch of genomic DNA from Necator americanus strain Aroian chromosome II, whole genome shotgun sequence. It encodes these proteins:
- a CDS encoding hypothetical protein (NECATOR_CHRII.G6934.T1), producing the protein MSVKLGFTTSCTRGEKQNSDGVETQITQNDDGERNSNHNESEPSTSQSGMPNSVDSVQNQTEQFRYRSTKPPQAFLPKFHGDAEELAE